A genomic region of Methanobacterium sp. SMA-27 contains the following coding sequences:
- a CDS encoding RraA family protein encodes MKEKLSPENFLFQFSNKSSSSKLSSSTLTTSQVSDAMRNITDQTGVLEGLKPIKKSFKIMGNATTVKTSANDWGTVIKGIYAAEKGDVLIICCDNDDPAVWGEMASTTAQIEGLSGTVVYGASRDVSGVKKVDYPVFSRAIIPNAGKPLAEGKINIPIICGETTIHPGDLIIGDECGVVCVPHEIAEEVFKEAYNILINEDNLVLQLKNGKSFLDILDIK; translated from the coding sequence ATGAAGGAGAAACTCTCTCCTGAAAATTTTTTATTCCAATTTTCGAATAAATCTTCAAGTTCAAAGTTATCCAGCTCAACCCTAACAACATCACAAGTATCGGATGCGATGAGAAATATAACCGATCAAACTGGGGTTCTTGAAGGATTAAAACCTATAAAAAAAAGTTTCAAAATTATGGGTAATGCTACAACTGTAAAAACCTCTGCCAATGACTGGGGAACAGTTATAAAAGGGATATATGCTGCAGAAAAGGGAGATGTCCTGATTATATGTTGTGATAATGATGATCCTGCAGTTTGGGGTGAAATGGCATCTACAACTGCCCAAATAGAAGGTCTTTCTGGAACTGTAGTTTATGGGGCCAGTAGAGATGTTTCAGGAGTTAAAAAAGTAGATTACCCTGTATTTTCGAGGGCTATTATTCCCAATGCAGGAAAGCCGCTGGCTGAAGGAAAGATTAACATTCCAATCATCTGTGGGGAAACAACAATACATCCCGGTGATCTTATAATTGGGGATGAATGTGGAGTTGTCTGTGTTCCTCATGAAATAGCTGAGGAAGTCTTCAAAGAGGCGTATAATATATTAATTAACGAAGACAATTTAGTGCTTCAGCTTAAAAATGGAAAATCATTTCTGGACATTTTAGATATTAAATAA
- a CDS encoding DUF211 domain-containing protein encodes MAKGLIRIVLDILKPHEPIIPSFAKYLSEIRGVDGVNITLMEIDKETENIKVTMQGDDLDFDEITKAIEEYGGSIHSVDEVVAGTKLIEEVTTPQD; translated from the coding sequence GTGGCAAAAGGCCTAATAAGAATAGTTCTGGACATATTAAAACCTCATGAACCAATAATTCCTTCATTTGCTAAATATCTAAGTGAAATACGTGGAGTTGATGGAGTTAATATCACACTTATGGAAATTGATAAGGAAACTGAAAATATCAAAGTTACAATGCAGGGAGACGACTTGGATTTTGATGAGATTACCAAAGCAATAGAAGAATATGGTGGATCAATTCATAGTGTTGATGAAGTTGTTGCAGGAACAAAATTAATTGAAGAAGTTACAACTCCTCAGGATTGA
- a CDS encoding toprim domain-containing protein produces MSFKKLSCIMEELKICAEQGMPILIEGKKDEKALKYLGIDGNFIQVSGSGLKLFEIAEIAAESSSKVIILTDFDKKGIELAKRLAEDIQSLGSYPNLEIRRKIMGITRKFIKDIESLPRHMKQLELEECPNGVNDSYYHQHFCFRY; encoded by the coding sequence ATGAGTTTTAAAAAATTGTCTTGTATTATGGAGGAACTCAAGATCTGTGCGGAGCAGGGAATGCCAATACTTATCGAGGGAAAAAAAGATGAAAAAGCTTTAAAATATCTTGGTATAGATGGCAATTTCATTCAAGTCTCAGGCTCAGGATTAAAATTATTCGAAATAGCAGAGATAGCTGCAGAATCATCCTCTAAAGTTATTATACTTACCGACTTTGATAAAAAAGGCATAGAACTTGCCAAAAGACTTGCAGAGGATATACAAAGTCTTGGTTCTTACCCCAATCTTGAGATACGGAGAAAGATCATGGGTATTACCAGGAAATTTATTAAAGATATTGAGAGCCTCCCAAGACATATGAAACAATTAGAACTCGAAGAATGCCCAAATGGTGTAAATGATAGTTACTATCATCAGCATTTCTGTTTCAGATACTGA
- the dnaG gene encoding DNA primase DnaG, with protein sequence MGKEEISTTKYLIHAQINANGIVEKPDVVGAIFGQTEGLLSNDLDLRELQKTGRIGRIKVNINSKAGRSKGEIVIPSSLDRVETAILAASLETINRVGPCEAYIQVSKVEDVRAVKRRRVVDRAKELYKGMMEEVTPESLKMIEEVKEAMRIHEIAEYGDERLPAGPNVISSDAILVVEGRADVLNLLRYGVKNSIAVEGVSVPKTVAELTKHKTVTAFLDGDRGGDLILKELLQVGEVDYVTRAPRGKEVEDLTKDEVMVALRDKIPVEQIYQDVGVKVEKVEPKGPDRNTVLKGILKDLEGSGNAEILDDALNILKEVKVENLYDELKTVNNSAYAVVFDGVISQRLIDMAKEKGLKHIVAVRMSEVVKKPSPIKVITR encoded by the coding sequence ATGGGAAAAGAAGAAATAAGTACAACTAAATATCTCATTCACGCTCAAATTAATGCTAATGGTATTGTTGAAAAACCCGATGTTGTGGGGGCAATTTTTGGACAAACAGAGGGACTTTTAAGCAATGACCTTGATTTAAGGGAATTACAGAAAACAGGAAGAATAGGTAGGATAAAAGTTAATATAAATTCCAAAGCAGGCCGGTCTAAAGGAGAAATAGTAATACCATCAAGTCTTGACCGAGTGGAGACAGCCATATTAGCCGCATCACTTGAAACTATCAATAGGGTTGGACCTTGCGAGGCTTATATACAAGTTTCAAAGGTTGAAGATGTGAGGGCTGTAAAAAGAAGAAGAGTTGTTGACAGAGCAAAAGAACTCTACAAAGGAATGATGGAGGAAGTAACTCCTGAAAGCCTCAAAATGATAGAGGAAGTCAAGGAAGCAATGAGAATACATGAAATCGCAGAATATGGTGATGAAAGACTTCCAGCAGGTCCTAATGTAATATCTTCAGATGCAATACTAGTTGTTGAGGGTAGAGCCGATGTTTTAAATCTCCTTCGTTATGGTGTTAAAAATTCCATTGCTGTGGAGGGCGTAAGTGTTCCAAAAACTGTTGCAGAATTAACAAAACATAAAACAGTTACAGCATTCCTTGATGGTGATAGGGGTGGAGATCTTATATTGAAGGAACTGCTTCAAGTTGGAGAAGTTGATTACGTTACCAGAGCACCAAGAGGAAAAGAAGTAGAAGACCTTACTAAAGATGAGGTAATGGTTGCTCTCAGGGATAAGATTCCTGTAGAACAGATTTATCAAGATGTGGGCGTTAAAGTTGAGAAGGTTGAACCAAAGGGCCCAGACAGGAACACAGTTTTAAAGGGAATATTAAAAGACCTAGAAGGATCTGGAAATGCAGAAATTTTAGACGACGCATTGAACATCTTAAAAGAAGTCAAAGTTGAAAATCTGTATGATGAACTTAAAACAGTTAACAACAGTGCATATGCAGTTGTATTTGACGGAGTCATAAGCCAAAGACTTATAGATATGGCCAAAGAAAAGGGTTTAAAACATATAGTGGCTGTTAGAATGAGCGAAGTTGTAAAAAAACCAAGCCCTATTAAAGTAATTACTAGATAA
- a CDS encoding ATP-binding protein, giving the protein MYVNMKKEFLGDITTTKDIIIPKDPLERVIGHEDIIKFVKIAAKQRRNLLLVGPPGIGKSLIAQAISFHLADPNEEITVVNNPERPERPFVETKTRKEMENEKIDLERAEGNLVDPENVPEAVADRLGFRCVNCGGYNNAYQSICPKCGADKYSHINARRKHLGDLLGMFEMNEGSVNIPQERVTTTRLKNGREEVVIYERVDGESIKILDQHALEKRRELVEEKPKNVIVPLDRKVFIQATGASETELLGDVRHDPYGGHPELGTQPYERVVPGAIHEAHEGVLFIDEIVHIAPLQRYILSAMQDKVFPIVGRNPQSAGSSVKVDNVPCDFIFIAACNMRDVQYILPPLRSRIQGEGYEILMRTTMPDTEENQAKIAQFVAQEIKMDGKIPHATRKSIKLLIGEARRRAEAIDDKKNSLTLRLRDLGGVVRMAGDMAVMDGSDLIGENHMSFAIENATSIEDQIIKRYKSFENAMHKDLSSSQHMGSGKTNNPNENVDRSYM; this is encoded by the coding sequence ATGTATGTGAACATGAAAAAAGAGTTTTTAGGAGATATAACAACTACAAAAGACATAATTATACCTAAAGATCCCCTTGAAAGAGTTATTGGACATGAAGATATTATTAAATTCGTTAAAATCGCAGCAAAACAAAGAAGAAACCTCTTGCTTGTAGGCCCTCCAGGAATTGGAAAATCATTAATAGCACAAGCAATATCATTTCATCTAGCAGATCCCAATGAGGAAATAACCGTTGTGAATAATCCTGAAAGACCTGAAAGACCATTTGTTGAAACAAAAACACGCAAAGAGATGGAAAACGAGAAAATAGATCTTGAAAGGGCAGAAGGCAATCTTGTTGACCCTGAAAATGTACCAGAAGCTGTTGCAGATAGATTAGGATTTAGATGTGTCAACTGTGGAGGGTATAATAATGCATATCAAAGTATATGTCCTAAATGTGGTGCTGATAAGTACTCCCATATAAACGCCCGGAGAAAACATTTAGGCGATCTTTTAGGCATGTTTGAAATGAATGAAGGCTCTGTAAATATACCACAAGAAAGGGTTACAACAACCAGATTGAAAAATGGTAGAGAGGAAGTTGTTATTTATGAACGTGTAGACGGTGAAAGTATAAAGATACTTGACCAGCATGCACTTGAAAAGAGAAGAGAGCTGGTTGAAGAAAAGCCTAAAAATGTAATTGTACCGCTTGATAGGAAAGTATTCATTCAGGCTACTGGTGCAAGTGAAACAGAACTTCTGGGAGATGTTCGCCATGATCCATATGGAGGGCATCCGGAACTTGGAACTCAGCCATATGAACGTGTAGTTCCTGGAGCAATCCACGAAGCTCATGAAGGTGTTCTTTTTATTGATGAAATAGTACATATAGCTCCTCTGCAGCGTTATATTCTCAGTGCTATGCAGGATAAAGTATTTCCAATAGTTGGGAGAAATCCACAAAGTGCTGGAAGCTCTGTGAAAGTTGATAATGTTCCGTGTGACTTTATTTTTATAGCAGCATGTAACATGAGGGATGTTCAATATATATTGCCACCATTACGTTCAAGAATTCAAGGGGAGGGTTATGAAATCCTCATGCGTACTACAATGCCGGATACTGAAGAAAATCAGGCTAAAATTGCTCAATTTGTTGCTCAGGAAATTAAAATGGATGGTAAGATTCCTCATGCAACTAGAAAGTCTATTAAACTATTGATCGGAGAGGCAAGGAGAAGAGCTGAGGCTATAGACGATAAAAAAAACTCATTAACACTTAGATTAAGAGATCTAGGTGGGGTTGTGCGTATGGCTGGAGACATGGCAGTTATGGATGGGAGTGATTTAATAGGTGAAAATCATATGTCATTTGCCATAGAAAATGCTACTTCGATTGAAGATCAAATAATTAAGCGATACAAATCATTTGAAAATGCTATGCATAAGGATCTATCAAGTTCTCAACATATGGGTAGTGGAAAAACTAATAATCCAAATGAAAACGTTGACAGAAGTTATATGTAA
- the xerA gene encoding site-specific tyrosine recombinase/integron integrase, whose translation MNPYSNQHWKNLEGGSANLQRAVPDESDYILRENILDAFDFPEMIEDYLIELEIRNYSKNTIKTYRSIINNFHRFLQKEEDLHDERLVLRAFKRYIRYLKREKNVSQNYIYLVTVVSKKFFEFGGIGVLKDVKTPKRTKSLPKSLNENEVVNLINAMDKNGDEGVKSEHSEFLKLRNKVILALLYSSGLRVSELVKLHSDSVDLRDRTLRIRGKGEKDRIVLFDEETKELLEGYLLKRGDHSDYLFVNRSGNHLTPRYIQMMIKDYAKAAGIKKRVTPHILRHSFATHLLKNGVDIRAIQQLLGHANLSTTQIYTSVDMHTLKNVYDRAKN comes from the coding sequence ATGAATCCTTACTCAAATCAACACTGGAAAAATCTTGAAGGAGGTTCAGCAAATTTGCAAAGAGCAGTTCCTGATGAATCGGATTATATTCTTAGAGAGAATATATTAGACGCTTTTGACTTTCCAGAGATGATAGAAGATTATTTGATCGAACTTGAGATAAGGAACTACTCAAAGAACACCATCAAAACTTATAGGTCTATAATTAATAATTTTCACAGATTTTTACAAAAAGAAGAAGATCTTCACGATGAAAGACTTGTTTTAAGGGCATTTAAAAGGTACATACGCTACCTGAAACGTGAAAAAAATGTTTCACAGAACTATATTTACCTTGTGACAGTGGTTTCAAAGAAATTCTTTGAGTTTGGTGGCATTGGAGTTTTAAAAGATGTTAAAACTCCTAAAAGAACAAAGTCTCTTCCTAAATCTCTAAACGAAAATGAGGTAGTCAATTTAATTAATGCTATGGATAAAAATGGAGATGAAGGGGTTAAATCAGAACATTCAGAGTTTTTAAAACTTAGAAACAAGGTTATATTAGCTTTACTGTACTCTTCTGGTCTGAGGGTTTCAGAATTAGTTAAACTTCATAGTGATAGTGTTGATTTAAGAGATAGAACTCTTAGAATTCGGGGAAAGGGTGAAAAAGATCGTATTGTTCTTTTTGATGAAGAAACTAAGGAATTACTCGAAGGTTATCTTTTAAAAAGAGGAGATCATAGTGATTATCTTTTTGTCAACAGATCAGGTAATCATTTAACTCCTAGATACATTCAAATGATGATTAAAGACTATGCAAAAGCTGCAGGTATTAAAAAGAGAGTAACTCCTCATATTTTAAGACATTCATTTGCAACACACTTGTTAAAGAATGGTGTGGATATCAGAGCGATACAACAACTTTTGGGTCATGCTAATCTAAGTACTACACAGATATATACCAGTGTGGATATGCATACACTTAAAAATGTTTATGACCGGGCCAAAAACTAG
- a CDS encoding biotin transporter BioY, which produces MEITIDNYFEKRHSLFKWRTETSNANKLVMAFFMACITGLMAQIIIPLPWTPVPITAQTFAVLIAGILLGRYWGGLSMVIYLLIGFVGVPWFTGMTGGIGVITGATGGFLIGFILTALFLGYFSDNYINARGFKSMLVLLLVSNFAFIYIPGLIGLGAWLYVVNGTIPGIWTLLVMGLLPFLIGDLIKIGGAAALAKAVTPKESFNDGDNLIDNGNWRIF; this is translated from the coding sequence ATGGAGATAACAATTGATAATTACTTTGAAAAGAGACATTCACTTTTCAAATGGCGTACTGAAACTTCAAATGCTAACAAACTAGTAATGGCCTTTTTTATGGCATGTATTACTGGACTTATGGCACAAATAATTATACCTCTACCATGGACTCCTGTACCTATAACTGCTCAGACTTTTGCTGTTTTAATTGCAGGAATACTTCTTGGAAGATACTGGGGAGGATTAAGCATGGTAATTTATTTGTTAATTGGATTTGTAGGTGTACCATGGTTTACAGGAATGACAGGAGGTATTGGGGTAATTACTGGGGCTACAGGTGGCTTTTTAATCGGATTTATATTAACAGCATTATTCCTCGGATACTTTTCAGATAATTACATCAATGCTAGAGGGTTTAAATCAATGCTGGTTTTATTACTAGTTTCAAACTTTGCATTTATCTATATACCTGGTTTGATTGGATTAGGTGCTTGGTTATATGTTGTAAATGGTACAATACCAGGAATTTGGACATTACTTGTAATGGGTTTATTACCCTTCCTGATTGGTGATCTAATCAAAATTGGGGGAGCAGCTGCACTTGCGAAGGCTGTAACGCCTAAAGAATCCTTCAATGATGGAGATAATCTGATTGATAATGGAAATTGGAGAATATTTTGA
- a CDS encoding DUF1284 domain-containing protein yields the protein MEIGEYFDPIWIRAHHLLCMQGFQGYGYSKDFERHMGMIITFLNSNPSTPIQIITSVDEICFKCPYCVEGKCAKELGIEKIDEFVLERITIVENKIYSFDNAIKIVNNDLDHNDIMIICDKCSWKDKCLFFIENTGLKV from the coding sequence ATGGAAATTGGAGAATATTTTGATCCCATATGGATCAGAGCCCATCATCTCCTTTGTATGCAAGGATTTCAAGGTTATGGTTACAGTAAAGACTTTGAAAGACATATGGGGATGATTATTACCTTTTTAAATTCAAATCCTTCTACTCCAATTCAAATCATAACAAGCGTGGATGAAATCTGCTTCAAATGCCCATATTGTGTTGAAGGTAAGTGTGCTAAGGAATTAGGAATAGAAAAAATTGATGAGTTTGTACTTGAACGTATAACAATAGTTGAAAATAAGATTTACTCCTTTGATAATGCAATAAAAATTGTAAACAATGATTTAGATCATAATGATATAATGATTATATGTGATAAATGCAGTTGGAAGGATAAATGTCTTTTTTTCATAGAAAATACAGGTTTGAAGGTGTGA
- a CDS encoding cupredoxin domain-containing protein, whose protein sequence is MAIFSLAIIYGPSSTDQSGNDATETPSNIIIIAHETLTWTNSTIKVGNNVTWINHDFAVNHEIVSDSANYPFDSGVLKNGQSYNLTFTQPGTYNYHDKLNPNLKGTIIVVK, encoded by the coding sequence GTGGCTATATTTAGTTTAGCAATTATTTATGGGCCTAGCTCAACCGATCAAAGTGGTAATGATGCTACAGAAACCCCAAGTAACATAATCATCATAGCCCATGAAACCTTAACTTGGACCAACTCAACAATTAAGGTAGGAAATAATGTAACATGGATAAACCATGACTTTGCTGTCAATCATGAGATAGTAAGTGATTCGGCCAATTATCCATTTGACAGTGGTGTTCTTAAAAACGGTCAAAGTTACAATTTAACCTTTACCCAACCAGGAACCTACAACTACCATGACAAACTAAACCCTAATTTGAAAGGTACAATAATCGTTGTAAAATAA
- a CDS encoding copper-translocating P-type ATPase: MEHMDHEAHEKKGDCVVCGGELTEQHRMEGGHVHSGMIDDLKKRFWISILFTIPILILSPTIQGLVGLGNSFRFTGDLYLLFALSSIVYFYGGYPFFKGFFNEIKSRTPGMDMLISVAITSAYLYSSAVVFGLMGEVFFWELATLIDIMLIGHWLEMRSVMGASKALEELVKLMPSSAHKIISDGSTMDIPLNELSVEDQVIIKPGEKVPVDGEIIKGSTSIDESMLTGESVPVFKEIGAEVIGGSINGDGSVTVEIKKTGKDSFLSKVITLVEEAQASKSKTQNLADRFATWLTIIALSGGFITLLVWLGVTNFGFEFALERAVTVMVIACPHALGLAVPLVVAVSTSLSAQNGLLIRNRASFEKSRDINAIIFDKTGTLTEGKFGVTDIISLSNEYDEKDVLKYAASLESYSEHPIAKGVVNSAKETFDVEDFKSIPGKGIKGKINAKNVEVVSPGYLKEHKIDISNEQVDNLLSEGKTIVFVIIEGEIIGVLALADIIRKESKEAIKQFKDMGIQCMMITGDRKEVAEWVSKEIGLDKYYAEVLPQEKAMKVREIQSEGLIVAMTGDGINDAPALAQADVGIAIGAGTDVAIEAGDVVLVKSNPLDAVYIIKLAKTTYKKMFQNLAWGAGYNIFAIPIAAGVLYSFGILLTPAAGVILMSMSTIIVAFNSRTLKIDKIHET; the protein is encoded by the coding sequence ATGGAACATATGGATCATGAAGCTCATGAAAAAAAGGGTGATTGTGTTGTATGTGGAGGGGAACTGACTGAACAACACAGAATGGAAGGAGGACATGTCCATTCTGGAATGATTGATGATTTAAAAAAGAGATTCTGGATATCAATACTATTTACCATACCTATTCTTATTTTATCGCCAACAATTCAAGGATTAGTTGGGTTAGGTAATTCATTCAGATTTACAGGAGATTTATACCTTCTTTTCGCCTTATCATCCATAGTTTATTTCTATGGTGGTTACCCATTTTTTAAAGGATTTTTCAACGAAATAAAATCCAGAACACCCGGAATGGATATGCTTATCTCAGTTGCTATCACCAGTGCCTATCTTTATAGCAGCGCAGTGGTTTTTGGTCTTATGGGAGAAGTTTTCTTCTGGGAACTTGCAACATTAATTGATATAATGCTTATAGGGCACTGGCTGGAGATGAGATCTGTGATGGGTGCTTCAAAAGCACTTGAAGAACTTGTAAAACTCATGCCATCAAGCGCACATAAAATAATATCTGATGGAAGCACAATGGACATTCCTTTAAATGAACTTAGTGTGGAAGACCAAGTAATCATTAAACCTGGAGAAAAGGTACCAGTAGATGGGGAGATTATCAAGGGAAGTACTTCTATTGATGAATCAATGCTTACTGGCGAATCAGTACCTGTTTTTAAGGAAATTGGTGCAGAAGTTATAGGTGGATCAATTAATGGAGATGGATCAGTTACAGTGGAAATTAAAAAAACTGGAAAGGATTCATTTCTTTCAAAAGTAATAACCCTTGTTGAAGAAGCTCAGGCCAGTAAATCAAAGACTCAGAACTTGGCTGACCGTTTTGCTACATGGCTAACCATAATAGCATTATCTGGTGGTTTTATAACTCTCTTAGTATGGTTGGGAGTTACAAATTTCGGATTTGAATTTGCTCTTGAGAGAGCTGTAACTGTAATGGTTATTGCATGTCCACATGCACTTGGACTTGCAGTACCTCTAGTTGTGGCTGTTTCAACTTCATTATCAGCACAAAATGGACTTTTAATAAGAAACCGTGCGTCCTTTGAAAAGTCACGAGATATTAATGCAATAATATTTGATAAAACAGGTACATTAACAGAAGGAAAGTTTGGTGTAACTGATATAATATCTTTAAGTAATGAATACGATGAAAAAGATGTTTTAAAATATGCTGCCTCACTTGAATCATATTCCGAGCATCCTATTGCCAAAGGGGTTGTAAACTCTGCAAAAGAGACTTTTGACGTTGAAGACTTTAAATCAATCCCTGGAAAGGGTATTAAGGGTAAAATTAATGCAAAAAATGTTGAGGTAGTCAGTCCGGGATATCTAAAGGAACATAAAATCGATATTTCTAATGAACAGGTAGATAATCTATTGTCTGAAGGAAAAACAATCGTCTTTGTAATTATTGAAGGAGAAATTATAGGTGTACTCGCACTAGCAGATATTATAAGAAAGGAATCCAAAGAAGCGATAAAACAATTTAAAGATATGGGAATCCAGTGCATGATGATTACGGGTGATAGAAAAGAGGTTGCAGAATGGGTGTCCAAAGAAATTGGACTTGATAAATATTATGCAGAAGTTTTACCACAGGAAAAAGCAATGAAGGTTCGGGAAATTCAATCAGAAGGTCTGATTGTTGCCATGACAGGTGATGGAATTAACGATGCCCCTGCACTTGCTCAGGCCGATGTTGGAATTGCAATTGGTGCAGGTACAGATGTAGCTATTGAAGCTGGTGATGTTGTCCTGGTTAAAAGCAACCCTCTTGATGCTGTTTACATAATAAAACTTGCTAAAACAACCTATAAAAAAATGTTCCAAAATCTTGCATGGGGAGCAGGATACAACATTTTTGCAATTCCAATAGCCGCAGGTGTTCTTTATAGCTTCGGAATTCTTTTAACACCGGCAGCAGGAGTTATATTAATGTCAATGAGTACAATAATAGTGGCATTTAACTCAAGAACCCTTAAAATTGATAAAATTCATGAAACATAA
- a CDS encoding ATP-binding protein, whose product MVRDDEKQEQNTSGIVKQFTEESEISNDNKQTNEFLQPVQNRPWLNLTLRYVLAILAVILAFWLYLTITTLFGPGLPTYILFYPAVIIVALLAGFGPGILATIISVMIVGIWILPPQGIFSIKSPIDEIGVVLFFSFGILISTVSELYRRNRNKAAAYDKEKTLNETKREKEFLADILENSSQPFAIGYPDGRLGLHNQAFEQLTGYTTEELHAIDWSTTLTPIEWREMEKQKLDELHRTRQPIRYEKEYIRKDGSRLPIELLVNIELDTEKNPKYFYSFIIDITERKQAQKIVESTLNELRRSNTELERFAYVSSHDLQEPLRMVTLYSQLLEKRYKDRLDDDADDFIEYIVDNARRMKYLIDDLLEYSRVTSQAKEFENIDLEKVLENVLSNLSILIIENNVTVTHDSLPTIFADKNQMMQVFQNLITNAIKFRGKKYPEIDISVQKGEKEWIFAVKDNGIGISPKHQKQIFEVFKRLHNREEYPGTGIGLSIVQKIIERHNGLIWVESELGKGSTFYFTIPNKNY is encoded by the coding sequence ATGGTCAGAGATGATGAAAAACAGGAGCAAAACACATCAGGAATAGTAAAACAATTTACTGAAGAGTCAGAAATTTCAAATGATAATAAACAGACTAATGAATTTCTGCAACCTGTTCAGAATCGTCCTTGGCTGAATTTAACACTACGCTATGTTTTAGCAATTCTTGCTGTAATATTGGCATTCTGGCTATACTTGACAATAACAACATTATTTGGTCCTGGACTACCAACATACATCTTGTTTTATCCTGCAGTCATAATAGTTGCTCTTCTAGCTGGTTTTGGCCCGGGTATACTAGCCACAATTATTTCGGTAATGATAGTAGGAATCTGGATTCTACCCCCACAAGGAATATTTTCAATCAAATCACCAATAGATGAAATCGGAGTAGTACTTTTTTTTAGTTTTGGAATACTGATAAGTACTGTATCAGAACTTTATCGCAGAAACCGAAACAAAGCAGCGGCATATGACAAGGAAAAGACCCTGAATGAAACAAAACGAGAGAAAGAATTTTTAGCAGATATACTCGAAAATTCCTCCCAACCGTTTGCTATAGGATACCCTGACGGACGACTGGGTCTACACAACCAAGCCTTTGAGCAACTCACAGGTTACACAACAGAAGAGCTTCATGCCATCGACTGGTCAACTACCCTCACACCGATAGAATGGAGGGAGATGGAAAAGCAAAAATTAGATGAACTCCATCGAACAAGACAACCAATCCGATACGAAAAGGAATACATTCGAAAGGACGGTTCAAGACTACCTATCGAGCTACTGGTCAATATAGAGTTAGATACGGAAAAAAATCCTAAATATTTCTATTCCTTTATTATTGATATCACTGAACGTAAACAAGCTCAAAAAATAGTGGAATCCACATTGAATGAGTTAAGAAGATCAAATACGGAATTGGAACGATTTGCTTATGTTTCATCCCATGACCTTCAAGAACCTCTGAGAATGGTTACATTATATTCTCAATTATTGGAGAAGCGATACAAAGATAGATTAGATGATGATGCAGATGATTTTATTGAATATATCGTTGATAATGCTAGACGTATGAAGTATTTAATTGATGATCTTCTTGAATATTCAAGGGTGACCAGTCAAGCTAAGGAATTTGAAAATATAGACTTAGAAAAAGTATTAGAAAATGTACTTTCCAATTTATCCATATTAATCATTGAGAATAATGTAACTGTTACTCATGACTCTCTTCCTACAATTTTTGCTGATAAAAATCAAATGATGCAAGTATTCCAAAATTTAATAACCAATGCAATTAAATTTAGAGGAAAAAAATACCCCGAAATTGATATATCTGTCCAAAAGGGTGAAAAAGAATGGATTTTTGCTGTGAAAGATAATGGTATAGGAATCAGCCCTAAACATCAAAAACAAATATTTGAAGTATTTAAAAGATTACATAATCGAGAAGAGTATCCTGGTACAGGTATCGGGCTTTCCATAGTTCAAAAAATAATAGAAAGACACAATGGACTAATTTGGGTAGAATCGGAACTTGGAAAAGGTTCAACATTCTATTTCACGATACCAAATAAAAATTATTAA